The sequence CTGCCAGGAGCCACGTGCACGGCTGAGCCCTGCCTTCAGGGCACGTGGCGGGGACAAGGACAGCCAAGTCATGTGAGGAAAAGTGGATTATAATTTCCAAGACCTCACGCCGCTAAGTGTCACCTTATTTAACCTCACCTCCTCCACACAGCCTCAGGCAGTTCAAATTTGAGCATCAACAACCTCTGAGGGCATTTCTCCCTTCCCCAGGATAAACACCAGCAGCAGGCTGCTGATAACCGTTAAGTCCATGTTCAGGAAACAAATCAAAAGCTGATAGAAACCTCCCAGGGCAAAATAACATTTGCTCCAAGTGAAGCGCTCGCCTCCCTTTGAGCTGACAGTTATTTAATGCTGCCAGGAGCTTAACGACAGAGAAAGGGCAGCGAGTGGAGCAGCGTGGCATGGAGCTGTGCCCAGCGGCATCCCCGACGTGGCCCCCAAGGCCTTACCCTCAAACTGGTAATGCATGGTTTGATGGATGCGTTCGGTGACACTGGCCAGCCAGTCCTGGAAGGAGAGGGTCACCTGCGACTCGTCCAGCAGCTGGGTACAGCCtgcaggagaaagggaagggaaatcAGAATCTGCAGGGGCACACAAGTGAAGTGCCAAGCTCGAGGGGTAGGAGAAATAACTAAGACCGAGGCACACCAGCTGCCCCACAGGCACAGCTCCTCTGCAGTCAGCTCCAGCCCAGTATTCCCCATTTCACCTGCACgagtttccccagcagcacagacaCAACTCCCTGTGTTAAGCAGAGCTCAGGAAGGCAGCAGGACAGCAAACCTACCTGTTTTTCCATCAGCTTGACATgaacagaatcccagaatcatcggggttggaaaagcccttgcagctcctccagcccaaccatgaccctcaccctgaccgttcccaactcccccagatccctcagcgctggctcagcccgactcttcaacccccccagggatcccgcggactcccccctgccctgggcagcccattccaacgcccaacagccccttctgcacagaaatccttcctcagagccagcctgaccctgccctgggcagcttgaggccattccctcggggcctggcgctggggccttggctccagagactcatcccccctctctgccccctcctggcagggagttgcagagggccaggaggtctcccctcagcctcctcttctccagactgaacccccccagttcccccagccgctccccagcagacctgtgctccagaccctgccccagctccgttgcccttctctggccacgctcgagtcattcaatggccttttggggtgaggggcccaaaactgaacccaggaatcgaggggcggcctcaccagtgccgagcccagggctcagatcccttccctgtccctgctggccacgccagggctggtacaagccaggatgccattggccttcttggccccctgggcacactgctggctcctgttcagacggctgtcaatcaacccccccaggtctctctctggttggcagctctccagccactcctctccaaaCAGACACTGGAAACGCTAGCAGTggcaaaaaaaagcaacagaaactgcCGCAGCGTTGCCTGAACTGCTTCGCCTATCCATTTTACCCAGGAGAGCACTTAGTTGTGTCAGGAGACATTAATATAAAGTCTGCTCACTCACAAAAGCACTGGCACCGCCACAGGACAACCTTTGTAACCTTTCTGCACCCAGAAACCCACCAAAGAGCCACCCCGAGAGGACACCAGCATCGTCCTTCTCTAACAAACCACGTTTACGGTGAGCCAAAGCTACACCAGCACCCTGAGCTCCGCGAGACACACACAGCTGCCAGCAACACGAAGGTGCCTGAGAACAATTTTGGCCTCCTAGAACAAGATGGACAGAGAGGGCTCGGCTGACCCCTCTGCAGGGATTATGGTGGCACGAATCGAAGGGCTGTGGGCGTCCGCCCGGTCCCCGAGCGCTCCCAGTGAGACGTGTGACCGAGGCTTACCTTGTCTTTTCAGCGAGGAAGCGACGGCCGGCTTCTTCAGGCTGCTTCTCCTGGGGTTGCTGTGAGCTGGGTCCTGAGCCAGGAGAGGGCTGGTGGCCTGTGTCCCTGAGGGATTGTTTAAGAGAGAGTCAGTGCACAAGCCCCGGGGGTCCACAGGCACCCCTTGAGGGCatccctgctgtgggcagggtgggTGGGCTGGAGAAGTCACCTCTCTCCTTAGGGTGCGCTGTCACCACAGCTCTTGCCACCTTTACACCACTAACAATCACTTGAAGACTCCCTTGAACTCGGGGCAGGAGTGGGCTCAACACCCAGAGCTGCTCCCAAAGCTCCCACCGGCACTGGACACAGCCCACAGCCGGCTGCGAGTCCGGCAGGTCACGGCGGGGCTGCCCCTCCTGCGGCCGTGCCACGGCGTGCGGCTTCAGCCCAcgtcccccccatcccacagagCCTCCAGCAGACGCTCACCGGGCGTCAcgtcctttttcctcttcttgggCTTGGCAGCAGCCGCCTCCCCAGCCTGCACCGTGGTTTCGGGGCTGCCAACCAACTGCGGGACCACGATCCCTTTCAGACCTAAGAAAAATGAGACTCTGTCCTTAAAAGTATCTCAGCCACATGCAGCAGTGCTGTGGGGACATAAAGGTCCTGTGTCCCCCTCCCCATGCCAGCACTTGCACCCCCAAGACCTCCCAGCACGCCCCAAACATCCTCAGAGAAACCCCAAAGCCCTCCCGGCCCTGCAGACACGCTTCTTTGAAGCAAGTGGTGATTTTATTTCACTCACATCACCCAGGTCGCTCTCCTCAGGGTGGATTTTCACCTTAGGGTGCCTAAAGACAGAGTGGGATTATCTGGGTGCACCTATCGGGGTGCACAACCCCCTTCCAGGGGACTGAACccgcagctgctgctgcaggaggggggTTCAGAGAGATCTGGGCGTCCCCCAGCGCTGCTCCAGCCCCAAGGGAAGAGGAAACGGGGTCGCCTGAGCACCCATCGCAGCAAAGCCCCTCCACCAGCTCCCGGGGAAGCACAGggtgccccccagctctgctcccacatGCTGGGAGACTGGAGGAATCACCCCCCCACAAAGCCTCTCTGCTTGCAGGGAGGTGGGGGCAGGAAATAAACCCTCAGCTAATGAAGCACCCATGGGGAGCAGGTCTAACGGCAGCCCAGGCAAAGCCAGGCAGCTGCCAAGGCAcgagcaggaggaaggggagcGGGAGGCATCAGCCCGATACAGCCCCTtgaaaccccccaaaatcctctGTGCGTTGCTCCCCGCTCCACCTACCGCCGGAGTCGTAGGTGAGGAAGTCAGCGAACTCCTGCGCCAGGCTCTCGTCGCTGGCGAAGGCGCAGATGCAGGCAAAGAAATGAATGCAGCGCGGCGGCATCGCCTCCTCCTCGGCCGGGCCACCCTTGCCAGGCTTCAGAGCCTGGCAGGAGCAGGAGAACCTGTGGTCCGCCAGCGTCTTGGCGCTCATTTTCTGGGCGAAGGAGGCGTGCAGGTAGCCTAGGCTGTGCTTCTGGCTGGCCTTGCACTTCACCACCAAGACGTTCTTGGTGATCCGCTGCACCAGCGGCCCCGTGGGCTCAGTCGCCAGCTGCCATATGGTTTGTTTGGTTTCGGGTGAAGCCTGCATGGAGTTGAGCACCGAGCTTTTCAGGGTGAGCGGGGTGGCCTCGGTTTGGCAGTTCAGGGCCAGTTTGACGTGCTGGCACTGGTTCTCCACCACACCTTGCGTGGCTGCTTTCAGACACGACGGCACGTAGCAGCGGCCGGAGCTGAGCTGCGTGATGATGGTCCCGTCCACCGTCTGGATGGCTGTCTCTGAAACCCCCAGCTCCACAAAACACCGGTAATCCGGTCCCCGGTCCCTCTGCCGCACCGAATAAACCTGTAAATCGGAGCCAGTGATGAGCTTGACGGCGTCGACGCTGGGCTGCTTGCGTGTGCCGTAACGGAAAACGGTCCCGCAGTTCTTGTTCTTGCAGCTCAGGCCGCGGGTGCCATTGTAAGTGCCGCAGCGGGGACATTTCCGGATGCCCCGGAGCGTGGCCTTCCCCAGGTCAGACAGGAAGGAGGGGACTTTGGTCCTCACCGATGCCGCCGGCTCCATCCTCTGGCGAACCTGAAAGGGCAGAGATCAGGGCAGGGGGGTGAGTTAACAGCCTGCAGGGAGGCGGACAGGATGGgagggacagaggaaaaaaaaatggaagaaaatggaggggaaaaaaaagagagaggggaagcGACTGGCTGTCTGCTTCTGGCAGGATGGGCAGGGGTCCCTGACGGTCACTGTGCCACCCTGCTGCAGACCCACCGCTGTAACCGAGGCCTGAAGTGACACCCCGGTGTGACACGACACACCACAGAGGGGT comes from Athene noctua chromosome 28, bAthNoc1.hap1.1, whole genome shotgun sequence and encodes:
- the C28H2orf42 gene encoding uncharacterized protein C2orf42 homolog isoform X2 — translated: MEPAASVRTKVPSFLSDLGKATLRGIRKCPRCGTYNGTRGLSCKNKNCGTVFRYGTRKQPSVDAVKLITGSDLQVYSVRQRDRGPDYRCFVELGVSETAIQTVDGTIITQLSSGRCYVPSCLKAATQGVVENQCQHVKLALNCQTEATPLTLKSSVLNSMQASPETKQTIWQLATEPTGPLVQRITKNVLVVKCKASQKHSLGYLHASFAQKMSAKTLADHRFSCSCQALKPGKGGPAEEEAMPPRCIHFFACICAFASDESLAQEFADFLTYDSGGLKGIVVPQLVGSPETTVQAGEAAAAKPKKRKKDVTPGTQATSPLLAQDPAHSNPRRSSLKKPAVASSLKRQGCTQLLDESQVTLSFQDWLASVTERIHQTMHYQFEGKPEPLVFHIPQAFFDALQQRISSGSTKKRLPNSTTAFVRKDALPLGTFSKYTWHITNVLQVKQIFDTPENRDGTYELFRCPKVEVESIAEAYGHLEKQPAIRPLELKTFLKVGNTSPTQKEPTPFIIEWIPNILPQSRIGELRIKFQYGHHGGPQPGPGHRPPAAMEPALELPPLTTIAFP
- the C28H2orf42 gene encoding uncharacterized protein C2orf42 homolog isoform X1 encodes the protein MEPAASVRTKVPSFLSDLGKATLRGIRKCPRCGTYNGTRGLSCKNKNCGTVFRYGTRKQPSVDAVKLITGSDLQVYSVRQRDRGPDYRCFVELGVSETAIQTVDGTIITQLSSGRCYVPSCLKAATQGVVENQCQHVKLALNCQTEATPLTLKSSVLNSMQASPETKQTIWQLATEPTGPLVQRITKNVLVVKCKASQKHSLGYLHASFAQKMSAKTLADHRFSCSCQALKPGKGGPAEEEAMPPRCIHFFACICAFASDESLAQEFADFLTYDSGGLKGIVVPQLVGSPETTVQAGEAAAAKPKKRKKDVTPGTQATSPLLAQDPAHSNPRRSSLKKPAVASSLKRQGCTQLLDESQVTLSFQDWLASVTERIHQTMHYQFEGKPEPLVFHIPQAFFDALQQRISSGSTKKRLPNSTTAFVRKDALPLGTFSKYTWHITNVLQVKQIFDTPELPLEITRSFIQNRDGTYELFRCPKVEVESIAEAYGHLEKQPAIRPLELKTFLKVGNTSPTQKEPTPFIIEWIPNILPQSRIGELRIKFQYGHHGGPQPGPGHRPPAAMEPALELPPLTTIAFP
- the C28H2orf42 gene encoding uncharacterized protein C2orf42 homolog isoform X3, encoding MEPAASVYSVRQRDRGPDYRCFVELGVSETAIQTVDGTIITQLSSGRCYVPSCLKAATQGVVENQCQHVKLALNCQTEATPLTLKSSVLNSMQASPETKQTIWQLATEPTGPLVQRITKNVLVVKCKASQKHSLGYLHASFAQKMSAKTLADHRFSCSCQALKPGKGGPAEEEAMPPRCIHFFACICAFASDESLAQEFADFLTYDSGGLKGIVVPQLVGSPETTVQAGEAAAAKPKKRKKDVTPGTQATSPLLAQDPAHSNPRRSSLKKPAVASSLKRQGCTQLLDESQVTLSFQDWLASVTERIHQTMHYQFEGKPEPLVFHIPQAFFDALQQRISSGSTKKRLPNSTTAFVRKDALPLGTFSKYTWHITNVLQVKQIFDTPELPLEITRSFIQNRDGTYELFRCPKVEVESIAEAYGHLEKQPAIRPLELKTFLKVGNTSPTQKEPTPFIIEWIPNILPQSRIGELRIKFQYGHHGGPQPGPGHRPPAAMEPALELPPLTTIAFP